The following are from one region of the Mannheimia granulomatis genome:
- a CDS encoding O-antigen ligase family protein yields the protein MPFNFRKIENKMIPFSNMLVALFFITVLTFKKGYSYVPMALSVIATLTFLFHRFKLKNKWQIDKEDKYLIGALITYFLTFVISAVCNGDGFREIDNPSRILFFIPLIFFFGLYPIKKTTLFHFVPIGALVVGLLAIYQKFVLKLVKPFPAIMSIQAGDIATVLGLFSIAIAFYWFSQKKNKIGILYILFAGLGLLASILTGARGGWIAFPACFLIILLFNFKQINKKIIATSALLLGLSLSLFIYKPEFGIQKRYNAAKSDITQYFEKDKKNSSLGARFDMWKNALVAISEKPLLGHGSSGYEIFKKKQVESKQMAKSTLSFNSLHNQYLESFVKRGIIGFAALMAILLIPFVIFARHLKAEDRAVKCIAVLGIVHITAHSFFFLSQSFLAHNSGSIFYFFVLILLYHLIKHKEQELQ from the coding sequence ATACCGTTCTCTAATATGCTCGTCGCGCTTTTTTTTATCACGGTTTTAACCTTCAAAAAAGGCTACAGTTATGTACCAATGGCATTAAGTGTTATCGCCACTCTCACCTTCTTATTCCATCGTTTCAAATTAAAAAACAAATGGCAAATTGATAAAGAAGACAAATATCTTATTGGCGCCCTTATTACCTATTTTCTGACTTTTGTAATTTCGGCTGTTTGTAATGGTGATGGATTCCGTGAAATCGACAACCCAAGTCGAATTTTATTCTTTATCCCATTGATTTTTTTCTTCGGGCTGTACCCCATTAAAAAAACGACACTCTTTCACTTTGTTCCAATTGGGGCATTAGTAGTAGGGCTGTTAGCGATTTATCAGAAATTTGTTCTAAAATTAGTAAAGCCATTTCCTGCAATTATGAGTATTCAAGCAGGTGATATTGCTACTGTACTAGGCTTATTTAGTATCGCGATTGCATTTTACTGGTTTTCACAAAAGAAAAATAAAATTGGTATTTTATATATTTTATTTGCAGGACTAGGCTTACTTGCTAGTATTCTAACCGGTGCAAGAGGTGGATGGATTGCCTTCCCTGCTTGCTTCTTGATCATTCTGCTATTTAACTTTAAACAGATAAATAAAAAAATTATTGCCACTTCAGCCCTTTTATTAGGGCTTTCTCTCTCATTATTTATCTATAAGCCTGAATTCGGTATTCAAAAAAGATACAATGCAGCTAAAAGTGATATCACTCAATATTTTGAAAAAGATAAGAAAAACTCATCCCTAGGAGCACGTTTTGATATGTGGAAAAATGCACTGGTCGCAATAAGTGAAAAACCCTTATTAGGGCATGGCAGCTCTGGCTATGAAATTTTCAAAAAGAAACAAGTGGAATCTAAACAAATGGCTAAATCTACTTTAAGCTTTAATAGCTTACATAATCAATATTTAGAATCCTTCGTTAAAAGAGGTATTATCGGCTTTGCTGCACTCATGGCAATTTTACTCATTCCATTTGTAATTTTTGCAAGACACCTAAAAGCTGAAGACAGAGCAGTTAAATGCATTGCAGTTTTAGGTATAGTACATATTACTGCACACTCATTCTTTTTCTTAAGCCAATCTTTCTTAGCGCATAACTCCGGTTCAATATTTTATTTCTTTGTATTGATTTTGTTGTACCACTTAATTAAACACAAAGAGCAAGAACTTCAATAA